The genomic region CGGATCCTGTCGTGAGCCTCGCGATGTGGGGAGCCGTGCTCGGGGCGACGCTCGCCGGCGGGCTGCTGCTCGTCGTCACCCGCCTGGTCGCGATGCGCCGGGTCCCGCTGGCCGACCGGGTGCTCCCCTGGGTGCGCGACGTGCCCCGCCTCGGGGACGGCCCGGCGGCCGCGGTCCCGTCCGCCTCGCCGGCCGCCGCAGCGGTCGGCGTCTTCGGGCCGCTGCTGCGTTCGGCCGCGCAGGCGGTCGAGCGGGTGCTCGGCGGCGCCACGTCGGTACGCCGCCGCCTCGAGCGCGCCGGCCTCGAGACCACCGTGCAGGAGTTCCGCGTCGAGCAGGTGCTGTGGGGGCTGGCCGGGTTCGCCGTGGCCGCCGCGTGGGGGCTGCTGCGTGCGGTCACCGCGCCCGGGGCCGCGATCGCGTCGCTGCTGGTGTGCGTAGTCGCCTTCGTCTGCGGCGTCCTGGCCCGCGACACCTGGCTGTCCTCGCAGGTCAAGGCCCGCGAGCGGCGCATCCTCGAGGAGTTCCCGACGGTCGCGGAGCTGCTCGCGCTCGCCGTTGCCGCCGGCGAGAGCCCGGTCTCGGCGCTGGACCGCGTCGTACGCCGCAGCGGGGGAGACCTCTCCGACGAGCTGGGCGTCGTGCTGGCCGCCGTACGCACCGGCGAGCCCGTGGCCTCCGCCTTCGACGCGATGGCGGCGCGCAGCGGTCTGCCGCTGGTCGCGCGCTTCGCGCAGGGCATCGCGGTCGCCTCCGAGCGCGGCACCCCGCTGGCCGACGTCCTGCACGCGCAGGCCGCCGACGTGCGCGAGGCCGGGCGCCGCGAGCTGATCGAGGTCGCCGCCCGCAAGGAGGTGGCGATGATGGTGCCGGTTGTCT from Nocardioides sp. dk884 harbors:
- a CDS encoding type II secretion system F family protein, producing the protein MSLAMWGAVLGATLAGGLLLVVTRLVAMRRVPLADRVLPWVRDVPRLGDGPAAAVPSASPAAAAVGVFGPLLRSAAQAVERVLGGATSVRRRLERAGLETTVQEFRVEQVLWGLAGFAVAAAWGLLRAVTAPGAAIASLLVCVVAFVCGVLARDTWLSSQVKARERRILEEFPTVAELLALAVAAGESPVSALDRVVRRSGGDLSDELGVVLAAVRTGEPVASAFDAMAARSGLPLVARFAQGIAVASERGTPLADVLHAQAADVREAGRRELIEVAARKEVAMMVPVVFLVLPVTVLFAFWPGAVGLSLTTP